GTGCTGGTGCGGGTGTGCGCGTTCGGGCTGAACAACGCCGAGGTGCTGCAACGCCGTGGTGCGATGCCGCCACCGGACAGCGGGATTCCCGGACTGGAGTGTTCGGGCGTCGTCGCCGCCACCGGTCCGGGGGTCACCGGGTGGAAGCCGGGGGACCGGGTGGCTGCACTGGCGCGCTGCGGAACCTACGCCGAGTACGTGGCCGTTCCGGGAGGGGCATGTATGCGCGTCCCCGACGGCCTCGACCTCGCTGTGGCGGCCGCCGCTCCGGAAGCCGCTGCGACCGCATGGTGGAACCTGGTGTGCCGTGGACGGATTCGGGCGGGGGAGCGGGTACTCATCCACGGTGCGGCGGGAGGGGTCGGCTCCCTCGCCGTGCAGCTGGCGCGGCGGCTCGGCGCCTACGTGGTCGGTACCGCCCGCGGCGACCAGAAGACCGCCCTGTGCGCAGGCTTGGGCTGCCACGAAGTGATCGACTACGGCAGCGTCGACGTATTCGACACGGTGAGTGAGAACTTCGACGTGATTCTGGACAACCAGGGCGGGCCCGCGATTGCGGCCAACGTGTCGGTGCTGGCACCGTTCGGCCGCCTCATCATCGTCGGCGTGCAGGCTGGTGGCCCGGGTCGCCTCGACGCGGCCGTGCTGATGGCCCGCGCGGCCGAGGTCTCGTCGTCGAGCCTCGGACGGCTGGATGACGTTGTCCGCGAACAGATCTGCCGTGA
Above is a window of Mycolicibacterium baixiangningiae DNA encoding:
- a CDS encoding zinc-binding dehydrogenase; the protein is MSTGTMRAAVLTRAGGPDVLTLDRVLTPIPAAGEVLVRVCAFGLNNAEVLQRRGAMPPPDSGIPGLECSGVVAATGPGVTGWKPGDRVAALARCGTYAEYVAVPGGACMRVPDGLDLAVAAAAPEAAATAWWNLVCRGRIRAGERVLIHGAAGGVGSLAVQLARRLGAYVVGTARGDQKTALCAGLGCHEVIDYGSVDVFDTVSENFDVILDNQGGPAIAANVSVLAPFGRLIIVGVQAGGPGRLDAAVLMARAAEVSSSSLGRLDDVVREQICREVEQQVLPRLADGAIRVVVDRRFAFEDIVGAHERFSAPDRVGKVLVTVTDDI